DNA from Xiphophorus maculatus strain JP 163 A chromosome 6, X_maculatus-5.0-male, whole genome shotgun sequence:
GCATTActtacaaatgcaaaaaaacattaaaaattcatCTTACAAAGTTATTTATAGACAGGAACGTCTTTTTCCAGTATTTTCGAGTGAGatataataaacaaacatgtataaaatataCATGTGTTTTGATAGTACCCTCAAATTACAGTTGATTTAATTCTCAATGATATCTGTATAATATGTAATGGAGGTGTTACAATGTGATTGCAGATTGTTGAGTAAACTGTCTGGCTAGCCTTCTGTTATCCAGGATTTGTAGATTTGATGCAGTGTTTTAATAACTAGGACCAAGTAAAGAAGTCTCAAAATGAATTTGTGTCAAAAAGATAGACAGTCTCCAAATATCCCTGGTGAAAGTGTCGGCGAGGGAAATCTagtatttcagaataaaaaaatgtgcacTTGGTTTGCTATGCTATAAAAATCCTACAGGCTCTCATTTTTGGATTAGGGAAATGGTATTATGTTCCAATGCAGCTTTCTTCAAACCACACACCCCACAGAACAGGAGAGAAGAGCAGAGTCAAGTGCTTCACCATGCTccctaaaataaattatggacaaaatagctttaaataaaaaaaaaaaaggttggatGTGTGTTTCagcaaactcaaaaaaaaacatttaggttAAAACAAGTCGgtttaaagttattttgctGACCTACTTCTAGGTAAAGTACTGAATTATCCAATACTAATGAAATAAAAGTAGCTGGTATGTGGTAGAAAAGGACCCAAGTGCATGTCAAACTAAACACAGGGAATGATCtgaagatgaaaaaacaaacaagaaaatgatcaaaacataaatataattctaaaaaatgagaacatttctgccaacaaccatctacaataaccctttgaagaatttgaattagtATGAGTCacaacaacttttaatttccctctgggatccAAGTATTTGTAAAtttaactgaattgaaattgaaaatatattgattttatagaattttgcttttaaaaattattaaatcaaaatcagAATAACCTCATAATGTCATGATAACAATTACCAGACATTATAAATGCTATCAGACAATTATAATGGTGTGGCATGTTGAAACCGTGTAGATGTTAAAAATAGCAAGAATTAGCTTGTGCCAACTACTTACCAGGTAATATGCTAATGTTGCTTCCATTAAGTAATTTAGTTCTGTAGTGTCATTAATTAGTGTCAGTAACACAGCCGACTGTCATTAGCATTACTAAACATGATGTTATTGCATAATGCAGAATCCTGCgattcttttgttttgacttagacttagactgactttattgtcattttgcatgcacagggtgtatacagaacgaaatttcattgcatacggctcaggacaatgttttgaggttccaatgttgtgaggttactccagaataaaataaagtacagtataaaatatgaatataaatatgaatataaaatataaagtgcaggactgacagtaaaatgaaagttacttagctatgtacatgtgcaaggtatgaagtggagaccagtttttgagtgcagacCAGTTAAGATAAGAAGTCTGATTAGACCAAATGGTAGCGTGTGAAGAATGATGAGGCTCCTTCAAGTTTTCTCTCTAATCCAACAAATTGGGTCACAATGTTTGATGTGATATTTGATGAAAACTACCCAATATCTGTTTTAATATCATGAACCTGTAACTTGGGTTGAGGAAATAATGAAGCGAGTTTATTTGTACTTTCAGTCATCTGGATGCATTGTGATCAAATTCAAGAACGTCAAGAAATTAAGGATTAATATTGGTAAATTTATCATTTAGAAGTCCAAACATGACTTCAAAACCACTCTTTGTGTAATTTGCAATTTTGTCCTCCTGTCCCGTTATTTCAGAGAACCCGTGGCGATGTGATTGCGCTCTCGGGTGGCTAAGAACATGGATTGGCGAAGATGGACAGCGTTTGCTAAGTTCGGCAGAGCAGCGTCGCTTGATGTGTGCAGAACCCCCTCGACTTTCCCACCTTAGCCTGGCAGAGGTTGCTCCGAACAGTCTGGTGTGTATTCCGCCTGTGGTACAGCTGGAGCCCAACCACCTGACTGTGCGACTCGGCGAGAGCCTCCGTGTGTCCTGCCAGGCCTCTGGATACCCACAGCCTCAGGTGACGTGGAAAAAAGCTTCCCATGGCAAGGCCCAGTTATCACCTCGAGGTCTTTTTCAAGAGCTGGGACCCAACGGGGAGTTGTTCCGGCCAGGGCCGGGCGGTGTGGTGACAGCCCTGCCTAGCACCGGGGGGATCAAGGTGGGAGGCGCCGAAGGAATCCAGGGACTCGTGCGAGGGGCCGAGGAGGGCGGTGAAAGAGATAGCTTTGATCCGGACATGGGCAGCGGCATGCTGTTCCTCAGTAATGTGACTGTAGCACATGCCGGGCGCTATGAATGTGAGGCCTGGAACCCGGGTGGAGTGGCGAGGGTTACATTTCACCTGGCTGTCAACATGTCTTCTTCCTCGTACTCATCCCAGCTCTGGCCTCGTTTGAACACACACTCCTACGTTTCGTCGTCGTCCAGCTCCTTCTATCAGCCAGAAGTTCTGGATGTTAGCCAGGAGCCCCTGTACGAGCAGGACAGCATGGACTTCAGTGCTCTGGGTCCAGCCACACAGACCGCCATCGCTATTGGGATCTCCCTGCTGGCTCTCACTGCTGTTCTTCTCCTGATTATGATTTACACTCGTCACCAGCAGTATCAAAAAGAGGACAATGGCTCCTACTGCACCAGCAAAGAGGAGAGCATCCTTTACGTGAATGACTACTCTGATGGACCGACAACCTTTGCTCAACTGGAGGAGTACCGCGATGATCACGGCCATGAGATGTATGTCCTCAACCGAACCAAGCCCGTCATGGGCTCCGCTTCATCCAGGTGTCCCATGATGAGCGGCTTTGTCCAGCAGAAGGGAATGAAAGAAGCTCTCCTGGAACACGAAATGGTCCAGACACTGACTAGATCGGGGGGACTGGGGTTTCGCAGAAATCCGACTGAAGGTGGCGAGGGCCCGCTAACGGCAGATCCAGAAGAACTGCTTCTCAGCCAGAGCCTTCTGTTTGGATCTCAAGTTGCCTATGAGATCCACTGCTGAAGCATCTTTAATGGGTGAAAGTAAATGTCAAAGGACTTAAAGACATTACCAATCATCTTATAAGAAATGAAAGCATCAGATTATTATCTGTCCTTTGACAAAGAAG
Protein-coding regions in this window:
- the LOC102237300 gene encoding leucine-rich repeat-containing protein 24-like, encoding MTLLWFSGLTLIILALIPLRSLGCPYGCRCYSLTVECGSLGIKEIPQGAPSITETIFLQDNAIVQIRLQDLNRLRSLHYLYLQNNSISALEPGAFLNQGQLLELALNGNLIHLVTPDMFRGLEHLRILYLAGNQITRIQDHTFRGLQRLQELHLQENSIELLAEHALSGLSSLALLDLSRNHLRTLGASFLKPLVSLQVLRITENPWRCDCALGWLRTWIGEDGQRLLSSAEQRRLMCAEPPRLSHLSLAEVAPNSLVCIPPVVQLEPNHLTVRLGESLRVSCQASGYPQPQVTWKKASHGKAQLSPRGLFQELGPNGELFRPGPGGVVTALPSTGGIKVGGAEGIQGLVRGAEEGGERDSFDPDMGSGMLFLSNVTVAHAGRYECEAWNPGGVARVTFHLAVNMSSSSYSSQLWPRLNTHSYVSSSSSSFYQPEVLDVSQEPLYEQDSMDFSALGPATQTAIAIGISLLALTAVLLLIMIYTRHQQYQKEDNGSYCTSKEESILYVNDYSDGPTTFAQLEEYRDDHGHEMYVLNRTKPVMGSASSRCPMMSGFVQQKGMKEALLEHEMVQTLTRSGGLGFRRNPTEGGEGPLTADPEELLLSQSLLFGSQVAYEIHC